Proteins found in one Balaenoptera musculus isolate JJ_BM4_2016_0621 chromosome 4, mBalMus1.pri.v3, whole genome shotgun sequence genomic segment:
- the UPK1B gene encoding uroplakin-1b isoform X2 → MAKEDSTVRCFQGLLIFGNVIIGMCGIALTAECIFFVSDQHSLYPLLEATDNDDIYGAAWIGMFVGICLFCLSVLGIVGIMKSNRKLLLVYFILMFIAYGFEVASCITAATQRDFFTPNLFLKQMLERYQNNSPPNNDDQWKNNGVTKTWDRLMLQDNCCGVNGPSDWQKYTSAFRTENNDADSPWPRQCCVMNNLKEPLNLDACKLGVPGYYHNQGCYELISGPMNRHAWGVAWFGFAILCWTFWVLLGTMFYWSRIEY, encoded by the exons atGTGCGGCATCGCCCTGACTGCAGAGTGCATCTTCTTTGTATCCGACCAACACAGCCTCTACCCGCTGCTTGAAGCCACTGACAATGATGACATCTATGGGGCAGCCTGGATTGGCATGTTTGTCGGCATCTGCCTCTTCTGCCTGTCTGTCCTGGGCATTGTAGGCATCATGAAGTCCAACAGGAAACTTCTTCTGGTG TATTTCATTCTGATGTTTATTGCATATGGCTTTGAAGTGGCATCTTGTATCACAGCAGCAACACAACGAGACTTT TTCACACCCAACCTCTTCCTGAAGCAGATGCTGGAGAGGTACCAAAACAACAGTCCTCCAAACAATGATGACCAGTGGAAAAACAATGGAGTCACCAAGACCTGGGACAGGCTTATGCTCCAG GACAATTGCTGTGGTGTAAATGGACCGTCAGACTGGCAGAAGTACACCTCTGCCTTCCGGACTGAGAATAACGATGCCGACTCCCCCTGGCCTCGTCAGTGCTGTGTTATGAACAACCTTAAAGAACCTCTCAACCTGGACGCCTGCAAACTAGGGGTACCTGGATACTATCACAATCAG GGCTGCTATGAACTGATCTCTGGACCAATGAACCGACACGCCTGGGGGGTTGCGTGGTTTGGATTTGCCATTCTCTGTTGGACT TTTTGGGTTCTCCTGGGTACCATGTTCTACTGGAGCAGAATTGAATATTAA